The genomic region AATTTATACAGGGTCAGATATGGCAATGGAACAACTGTATATATAAATTATAATGAAAGCGATAAAACTTTCGATGGTTACAAAATAAAGGCGAAGGATTATCTGGTTATAGAAAAAGGAGGCATCGTGAAATGAAAAAAATGCAGATTAGCATGGGGAAAAAGAAGATAATTGAAGCGTATATATTTATGCTGCCATTCATAATAGGAATCGTTGCATTTTTCGCATTTCCACTGTTTGTTTCTATAAAACTAAGTTTTGGGAAAGTTATAGATATGAGCGGATTTAAAATAAAATGGATAGGATTTGACAATTATATCAGAGCTTTCGTGACAGATGTCCAGTTTATCCCGATGTTTTTGCGTATAGTCAGGGAATCTTTATTGAAGTTGCCGCTTATTTTGGTATTTTCGCTAATGCTTGCGATGTTTATAAGCAATGATATAAAGTTTAAAGCTTTTTTCAGGATAGCATTTTTTCTTCCTTTCTTACTTGGGACTGGGTACGTAATGCAGCAGATTATCGGACAGGGGATAAATGAACAGGTACTTATGCAAGCCAAAAACATTTTTATTCCGGAAAAAATATTAGCATACCTCGGTCCCAATGTCGATGAAGCAGTAAATAGTTTTTTCGGAGTGATAGTAACCGTTCTGTGGAGCTGCGGGGTGCAGATTTTGCTGTTCTTATCGAGTTTGCAAGGCATATCTAAATCATTATATGAATCCGCAAAAGTTGACGGTGCAACGCAATGGGAGATGTTCTGGAAGATAACTTTGCCCATGATATCGCCTGTCATGCTTCTTAACATTATATATACTCTCCTTGATTCATTTACGGATATATCCAATCCTATTTTGAGCTATATACAGGATTACGCATTTACAAGGACGGATTTTGCATATGCTGCAGCAATCGGCTGGATATATTTCATATTTATAATGATCTTGATTCTGGTGATATTTATGATAATGAAAAATCATTTATACAGCTTTGATATGAAGGGGGAAACAAAAAATGGTAAAAGTCGTTAATATGATATATGGGAACCTGAAAAATGGTTTTTTAAGCAGTTCGTTGAGAATCAAGCATAACAGGCTTGAAAGCATATCAAGAGTGTTCAATCATATACCCCATAAGTTATACAGAATCGCATTATATATTCTTTTGTTTAGCATAGCTTTTGTATTTTTGTATCCATTCTTATATGTATTTATTACTTCATTAAAAACATACAGGGATATCAACGACTTCACAGTAAACTGGATACCGAGGAGCATCAAATATCAAAATTATATTTTCGCGATCAGAATTCTGGGTTATTTTAAGTATATAACGAATTCCGTTCTGCTAACTGTAATCGGTACATTAGGACATTTGATTTCATGTTCATTTATAGGTTATGGATTCGCAAGATATAAATTTCCAGGAAAAAATATATTGTTTTTCATTGTTATATTATCGATAATAGTACCAATACAAACATTAATCGTCCCTCTTTACATGGCATTTTCAAATTATGGATGGGTGAATACGTATCTCCCGATACTTGTCCCAACATTTTTTGGATTTGGATTAAGAGGAGGACTGTTTATATTTATATTCAGGCAGTTTTATACAGGCTTTCCAAAGGAACTTGAAGATGCGGCTAAAATAGACGGATGTGGGTTTCTAAGGACATACTGGAGTATAGTGCTTCCGGTTGCAAGGTCGGTGTTCTGGGTAGTAATAGTCCTTTCAATGGTATGGCACTGGAACGACTTCTATGAACCATCCATATATATAAATAAAATGGCTCTTACAGTTCTGCCTGCAAGACTTCAGACCCTTGTCAATTATGTCAATAATCCACAGGGCGATATATTCTTCGGCATGTTGCTTGAAGAAGGGGAAGATACAATAAATAATGCTGTACTGATGGCAGGAACGTTCCTAATTATATTTCCCATACTTATGGCTTTTGGCTTCATACAAAAGAAATTCATGCAAGGCATAGAACGGACAGGTCTGGTAGAATAAAAATAAATGCCCAAAAATTGGTTGAATTGCGCAGACAGTTTTTGGGCAACATGAATTAATCATAAGTGCCGACACTATTGGCCAAAGATGCAGGTTATAAAAGTGTGCTGCTGCACAATGAACTATTTATTCATTGTGCAGCAGCA from Clostridiales bacterium harbors:
- a CDS encoding sugar ABC transporter permease, which codes for MKKMQISMGKKKIIEAYIFMLPFIIGIVAFFAFPLFVSIKLSFGKVIDMSGFKIKWIGFDNYIRAFVTDVQFIPMFLRIVRESLLKLPLILVFSLMLAMFISNDIKFKAFFRIAFFLPFLLGTGYVMQQIIGQGINEQVLMQAKNIFIPEKILAYLGPNVDEAVNSFFGVIVTVLWSCGVQILLFLSSLQGISKSLYESAKVDGATQWEMFWKITLPMISPVMLLNIIYTLLDSFTDISNPILSYIQDYAFTRTDFAYAAAIGWIYFIFIMILILVIFMIMKNHLYSFDMKGETKNGKSR
- a CDS encoding carbohydrate ABC transporter permease, yielding MVKVVNMIYGNLKNGFLSSSLRIKHNRLESISRVFNHIPHKLYRIALYILLFSIAFVFLYPFLYVFITSLKTYRDINDFTVNWIPRSIKYQNYIFAIRILGYFKYITNSVLLTVIGTLGHLISCSFIGYGFARYKFPGKNILFFIVILSIIVPIQTLIVPLYMAFSNYGWVNTYLPILVPTFFGFGLRGGLFIFIFRQFYTGFPKELEDAAKIDGCGFLRTYWSIVLPVARSVFWVVIVLSMVWHWNDFYEPSIYINKMALTVLPARLQTLVNYVNNPQGDIFFGMLLEEGEDTINNAVLMAGTFLIIFPILMAFGFIQKKFMQGIERTGLVE